A region from the Populus trichocarpa isolate Nisqually-1 chromosome 18, P.trichocarpa_v4.1, whole genome shotgun sequence genome encodes:
- the LOC7459010 gene encoding potassium channel AKT1 isoform X1, with protein sequence MTKKRVLFCGQGGLENGSLYGSEQGNNGIRDKEHDELSGDDASHFSLTGEILPSLGATARSNRRVILRRYILSPFAPNYRLWDTFLVFLVFYTAWVSPFEFGYLSKPSGGLAITDNVVNGFFAIDIVLTFFVAYLDKSSYLLVDNRKKIAWRYTKSWLVLDVISTIPSELIREILPDKLQSYGYFSMLRLWRLRRVSKFFSRLEKDRNYNYFVVRCVKLICVTLFVVHMAGCFYYRIAVNYKDPSKTWIGSVWEDFHGESLWIRYVKSLYWSTTTLSTTGYGDLHAVNPQEMIFVMFYMMFNLGLTSYLIGNMTNLVVHATFRTRQFRDTIQAVSSFAQRNRLPIRLQEQMLAHLCLKYRTDSEGLHQQETIGSLPKAIRSSISNYLFYSLVDKVYLFRGVSNDLLFQLVTEMKAEYFPPREDVILQNEAPTDLYILVTGAVELIVHRNGIEQVVGEAATGDVIGEIGLLCYRPQLFTVRTKRLSQLLRLNRTAFLNNVQSNVGDGTVIMNNLLQHLKELNDPEMEGILHHTEHMLNQDRMDLPLTLCIAAMRGDDLLLHQLLKQGSDPNESDENGRTALHIAASNGNEHCVVLLLEYGVDPNIKDSEGNVPLWEALQGNHKSVFKLLSDNGATITSGDVGQFAYTAAEQNNLDLLKEIVKYGGDVTLPARCGTTAIHTAISEGNTEMVKFILDQGADVDKPDLHGWTPRALADHQGQEEIQALFENRMQTNKKTVSTIPKHPGVPFGRKPMARYNSEPTIPPFSPSFRHDVMPPVPEVSWPDRPRRRRADNFHNSLVGMMSVASTGENDIISSPARFTGFASLNCRARVTLSCPDKGEVAGKIVALPNSLQELLDIGSKKFGCNASKILTKEGAEIEDIEVLRDGDHLVLVSDAGT encoded by the exons ATGACGAAGAAGAGGGTGTTGTTCTGTGGACAAGGGGGGCTGGAAAATGGAAGCCTTTACGGAAGTGAACAAGGGAATAATGGAATACGTGACAAAGAACATGATGAATTATCAGGAGACGATGCCAGCCATTTTAGCCTTACCGGTGAGATTCTCCCTTCTCTAGGTGCCACCGCTCGTAGCAACCGCCGTGTCATTCTCCGTCGCTACATTCTCTCTCCCTTCGCCCCTAACTACAG ATTATGGGATACTTTCTTGGTGTTTCTAGTTTTCTACACGGCATGGGTGTCTCCGTTTGAGTTTGGTTACCTTAGCAAACCTAGTGGGGGTCTGGCCATAACAGATAATGTTGTCAATGGATTTTTTGCCATTGATATTGTTTTGACCTTCTTTGTTGCATACCTTGACAAAAGTTCATATCTACTAGTTGATAACCGAAAAAAGATTGCTTGGAGGTATACAAAATCGTGGTTGGTCCTTGATGTTATCTCCACAATCCCATCTGAGCTTATCAGGGAAATATTGCCTGATAAACTTCAGTCATACGGGTACTTTAGTATGCTTCGCCTCTGGCGTCTCCGGCGAGTTAGTAAATTCTTTTCAAG ATTGGAAAAGGATAGGAACTACAATTACTTTGTGGTTCGATGCGTGAAGCTCATATGT GTTACTCTATTTGTAGTTCACATGGCCGGTTGCTTCTACTATCGCATTGCTGTAAATTACAAGGATCCAAGTAAAACATGGATCGGATCCGTTTGGGAAGATTTTCATGGAGAGAGCCTGTGGATTCGTTATGTCAAATCACTTTACTGGTCTACAACCACGCTCTCTACCACTGGATATGGTGATTTGCATGCTGTCAATCCGCAGGAGATGATATTCGTCATGTTCTACATGATGTTTAATCTTGGACTGACATCGTATTTGATTGGAAACATGACCAATTTGGTTGTCCATGCCACCTTCCGAACAAGGCAATTT AGAGATACTATCCAAGCTGTCTCAAGTTTTGCACAAAGGAACCGCCTTCCGATTCGGTTACAAGAACAGATGCTTGCTCATTTGTGTTTGAAGTACAGAACCGACTCGGAGGGATTGCATCAACAAGAGACCATTGGTTCTCTTCCTAAAGCAATTCGATCGAGCATTTCTAACTATCTCTTTTATTCACTTGTGGATAAAGTGTACTTGTTTCGTGGGGTATCAAATGACCTGCTCTTTCAGTTG GTCACAGAGATGAAAGCTGAGTACTTTCCACCCAGAGAAGATGTAATTTTGCAAAATGAAGCACCAACAGATCTGTATATTTTAGTCACTGGCGCGGTG GAACTTATCGTGCACAGGAATGGAATAGAGCAG GTTGTTGGTGAGGCTGCAACTGGAGATGTTATTGGTGAGATTGGTCTGCTATGTTACAGACCACAGTTATTCACGGTTCGAACCAAACGGTTGAGTCAGCTCCTACGTTTGAATCGAACTGCGTTCTTAAATAATGTCCAATCAAATGTTGGAGATGGGACAGTAATCATGAACAACCTTCTTCAG CATTTGAAAGAGCTGAATGATCCAGAGATGGAAGGAATTTTGCACCACACAGAGCACATGCTGAATCAGGACAGAATGGATTTACCTCTTACTTTGTGCATCGCAGCAATGAGGGGTGATGATCTATTGTTGCATCAGTTGCTGAAGCAGGGTTCAGATCCAAATGAGTCGGACGAAAATGGACGAACTGCGCTG CATATTGCAGCTTCAAATGGGAATGAGCACTGTGTAGTCCTACTTCTGGAGTATGGAGTGGATCCTAACATCAAAG ATTCAGAGGGCAATGTTCCTCTATGGGAAGCGCTACAGGGGAATCATAAATCTGTATTTAAACTTCTTTCAGACAATGGGGCAACTATAACTTCTGGTGATGTGGGCCAATTTGCATATACAGCTGCTGAGCAAAATAACTTGGATTTGCTCAAGGAAATTGTCAAATATGGTGGAGATGTAACACTGCCTGCAAGGTGTGGAACTACTGCCATTCATACAGCAATCTCTGAAGGAAACACTGAAATGGTCAAGTTCATCTTAGACCAAGGAGCCGATGTTGATAAGCCAGATCTCCATGGATGGACACCAAGGGCCTTGGCTGATCATCAGGGCCAAGAGGAAATTCAAGCTTTGTTCGAAAATAGGATGCAGACGAATAAAAAAACGGTTTCCACAATCCCAAAGCATCCAGGGGTGCCATTTGGTAGGAAGCCCATGGCAAGGTATAATAGTGAACCAACAATACCTccattttctccttcttttcgTCATGATGTTATGCCACCAGTCCCTGAAGTCTCATGGCCTGATAGACCTCGAAGGAGAAGGGCAGATAATTTCCACAACTCTCTTGTTGGGATGATGTCAGTTGCTAGTACTG GTGAGAATGACATAATTTCATCTCCAGCCCGTTTTACTGGCTTCGCAAGTTTGAACTGTCGTGCTAGAGTGACTCTCAGTTGCCCGGATAAAGGTGAAGTTGCTGGAAAGATTGTTGCTTTACCAAATTCACTCCAAGAACTACTTGATATTGGTTCCAAAAAATTTGGGTGCAATGCCTCCAAGATTCTAACCAAGGAAGGTGCTGAAATTGAAGATATAGAGGTACTTAGAGATGGCGATCATCTTGTTCTTGTTAGTGATGCTGGCACTTAA
- the LOC7459010 gene encoding potassium channel AKT6 isoform X2, whose protein sequence is MREAHMFHMAGCFYYRIAVNYKDPSKTWIGSVWEDFHGESLWIRYVKSLYWSTTTLSTTGYGDLHAVNPQEMIFVMFYMMFNLGLTSYLIGNMTNLVVHATFRTRQFRDTIQAVSSFAQRNRLPIRLQEQMLAHLCLKYRTDSEGLHQQETIGSLPKAIRSSISNYLFYSLVDKVYLFRGVSNDLLFQLVTEMKAEYFPPREDVILQNEAPTDLYILVTGAVELIVHRNGIEQVVGEAATGDVIGEIGLLCYRPQLFTVRTKRLSQLLRLNRTAFLNNVQSNVGDGTVIMNNLLQHLKELNDPEMEGILHHTEHMLNQDRMDLPLTLCIAAMRGDDLLLHQLLKQGSDPNESDENGRTALHIAASNGNEHCVVLLLEYGVDPNIKDSEGNVPLWEALQGNHKSVFKLLSDNGATITSGDVGQFAYTAAEQNNLDLLKEIVKYGGDVTLPARCGTTAIHTAISEGNTEMVKFILDQGADVDKPDLHGWTPRALADHQGQEEIQALFENRMQTNKKTVSTIPKHPGVPFGRKPMARYNSEPTIPPFSPSFRHDVMPPVPEVSWPDRPRRRRADNFHNSLVGMMSVASTGENDIISSPARFTGFASLNCRARVTLSCPDKGEVAGKIVALPNSLQELLDIGSKKFGCNASKILTKEGAEIEDIEVLRDGDHLVLVSDAGT, encoded by the exons ATGCGTGAAGCTCATATGT TTCACATGGCCGGTTGCTTCTACTATCGCATTGCTGTAAATTACAAGGATCCAAGTAAAACATGGATCGGATCCGTTTGGGAAGATTTTCATGGAGAGAGCCTGTGGATTCGTTATGTCAAATCACTTTACTGGTCTACAACCACGCTCTCTACCACTGGATATGGTGATTTGCATGCTGTCAATCCGCAGGAGATGATATTCGTCATGTTCTACATGATGTTTAATCTTGGACTGACATCGTATTTGATTGGAAACATGACCAATTTGGTTGTCCATGCCACCTTCCGAACAAGGCAATTT AGAGATACTATCCAAGCTGTCTCAAGTTTTGCACAAAGGAACCGCCTTCCGATTCGGTTACAAGAACAGATGCTTGCTCATTTGTGTTTGAAGTACAGAACCGACTCGGAGGGATTGCATCAACAAGAGACCATTGGTTCTCTTCCTAAAGCAATTCGATCGAGCATTTCTAACTATCTCTTTTATTCACTTGTGGATAAAGTGTACTTGTTTCGTGGGGTATCAAATGACCTGCTCTTTCAGTTG GTCACAGAGATGAAAGCTGAGTACTTTCCACCCAGAGAAGATGTAATTTTGCAAAATGAAGCACCAACAGATCTGTATATTTTAGTCACTGGCGCGGTG GAACTTATCGTGCACAGGAATGGAATAGAGCAG GTTGTTGGTGAGGCTGCAACTGGAGATGTTATTGGTGAGATTGGTCTGCTATGTTACAGACCACAGTTATTCACGGTTCGAACCAAACGGTTGAGTCAGCTCCTACGTTTGAATCGAACTGCGTTCTTAAATAATGTCCAATCAAATGTTGGAGATGGGACAGTAATCATGAACAACCTTCTTCAG CATTTGAAAGAGCTGAATGATCCAGAGATGGAAGGAATTTTGCACCACACAGAGCACATGCTGAATCAGGACAGAATGGATTTACCTCTTACTTTGTGCATCGCAGCAATGAGGGGTGATGATCTATTGTTGCATCAGTTGCTGAAGCAGGGTTCAGATCCAAATGAGTCGGACGAAAATGGACGAACTGCGCTG CATATTGCAGCTTCAAATGGGAATGAGCACTGTGTAGTCCTACTTCTGGAGTATGGAGTGGATCCTAACATCAAAG ATTCAGAGGGCAATGTTCCTCTATGGGAAGCGCTACAGGGGAATCATAAATCTGTATTTAAACTTCTTTCAGACAATGGGGCAACTATAACTTCTGGTGATGTGGGCCAATTTGCATATACAGCTGCTGAGCAAAATAACTTGGATTTGCTCAAGGAAATTGTCAAATATGGTGGAGATGTAACACTGCCTGCAAGGTGTGGAACTACTGCCATTCATACAGCAATCTCTGAAGGAAACACTGAAATGGTCAAGTTCATCTTAGACCAAGGAGCCGATGTTGATAAGCCAGATCTCCATGGATGGACACCAAGGGCCTTGGCTGATCATCAGGGCCAAGAGGAAATTCAAGCTTTGTTCGAAAATAGGATGCAGACGAATAAAAAAACGGTTTCCACAATCCCAAAGCATCCAGGGGTGCCATTTGGTAGGAAGCCCATGGCAAGGTATAATAGTGAACCAACAATACCTccattttctccttcttttcgTCATGATGTTATGCCACCAGTCCCTGAAGTCTCATGGCCTGATAGACCTCGAAGGAGAAGGGCAGATAATTTCCACAACTCTCTTGTTGGGATGATGTCAGTTGCTAGTACTG GTGAGAATGACATAATTTCATCTCCAGCCCGTTTTACTGGCTTCGCAAGTTTGAACTGTCGTGCTAGAGTGACTCTCAGTTGCCCGGATAAAGGTGAAGTTGCTGGAAAGATTGTTGCTTTACCAAATTCACTCCAAGAACTACTTGATATTGGTTCCAAAAAATTTGGGTGCAATGCCTCCAAGATTCTAACCAAGGAAGGTGCTGAAATTGAAGATATAGAGGTACTTAGAGATGGCGATCATCTTGTTCTTGTTAGTGATGCTGGCACTTAA